A DNA window from Trichomycterus rosablanca isolate fTriRos1 chromosome 9, fTriRos1.hap1, whole genome shotgun sequence contains the following coding sequences:
- the cd109 gene encoding CD109 antigen, which produces MLGFLAVYGEAQENSTKSPTSDPTHLISVPRVVHPGVPVTISVTILTKSPVLVVSEIVKNNASLSRTESTITAGSTELQVLPPVPEDDQSSGSPYELVVKGYISGVLLFSNSAQLQYMSKSVSILLQTDKPRYKPGQDVKIRALLINRDGKPYNKPVDIFIRDPKDNLIHQWLNVSTTVGLVSKEFQLTENPSLGFWKIQATMNKYTQEKFFDVSHYVLPKFEVLLDVPNIVYYTDNLTYTVTARYLNGKPVVGDVSVIYNHGYYYGMMTYEKFKINGQADLSFNFSATDRFNRSGGYWDYWYYDYITVDVTVTELLTGVNYSSSAQVSITPSRYNLQFQDDSSTLKPFMNFSTQLKVSTLSGRPLTTEEQKHNVTFTITQQTYRSWMPVRVDNFKPVEFVSPGPESVPPQTASYYDPNISVMKLQLPVPADGVVPLQFGLSEKVDSLTIEAKYEDQRTYLYKYKDFTSPSESYMTLRRTSSPQIGQPLHMSVQSSFPLTEFHYMVISRDQLVAVGTLTSPDFTLTPDISWVPLATVFVYCVRPSGEVVNDALGVSFTQVLKNNVSLKWQRETAEPAENLSLSISVSEPGSLVGLLVVDKANQDSDRSNDITEQRVIQELAAYSASGFWYWWGNDPSSVFMRGGVMVITDANLESMNIYPEAFRPMMMNDMVAMDSAASTSMSGADPRQRRNFPETWLWLDVDMRESTTSALTVTVPDSMTSWVATAFVISENLGLGISSPAELSVSQDFFISLTLPVYLIRGELLLLQVSLFNYMDQDQEVVVKVAESDRFDFVTSAGDGSALDGVQTVTVAGQSSVMVPFAIRATKLGQMPISVKALGSSASDAVYQTILVKAEGREQSFTQTLFLEFSPGTTSVSRELKFEFPQAAVPGSLSARVTAVGDLLGPSINGLESLIEMPYGCGEQNMINFAPNVYVLQYLNKTGKVNEETRSKALKYMKQGYEGELSYQRFDDSFSAFGESDPSGSTWLSAFVLRCFLQARPFIYIDDGVLSKTVSWLSAQQNPDGSFNETGRVIHTELQGGLDGPVSLTSYVLMALLEDSDYSSQHADAVSAAVKYLTSRLNQGISSNYSLCLVTYALSLARSPAANSALTQLMNRADMNDGVPMWSAGGGLVSNSWQPRSSDIEMVSYTMLSLYTLGSVEQGLGLMKWLSQQRNHLGGYGSTQDTIIALQALSAYASMGSTEQINLQITVTSPASTLATFTIDSTNYLIYQNKEIEAENPLNLQVSATGNGFALVQLTTFYNILTQEPSRKRRDASLCEGFDLNVNVMDSGSNNMDIEICFSLCENQEVNQTGMAILDVGLLTGFSLSESGVPTDELVRKVDPAPGKVIIYLDSVTKKESCVRVPSSVEFQVAGVQDAAVTIYDYYEPRRKTVRTYTSMTRKEVSTCFFCGGDCSLCEVPEPSVFDGVVSSHQKQSLVLSLALALLIILALRF; this is translated from the exons ATGTTGGGATTTTTGGCCGTTTATGGTGAAGCGCAAGAGAATTCAACAAAGAG TCCTACTTCAGACCCGACCCATCTGATCTCAGTTCCCAGAGTGGTTCATCCTGGTGTTCCAGTTACCATCTCCGTCACCATTCTCACCAAATCACCTgtactggtcgtgtctgagatcGTCAAGAATAATGCCAGCCTGAGCCGAACTGAGAGCACCATCACAGCAG gCTCCACTGAACTTCAAGTGCTTCCTCca GTCCCTGAAGATGATCAGAGCTCAGGGAGCCCATATGAGCTGGTCGTGAAAGGCTACATCAGTGGCGTCTTGCTCTTCTCCAACTCTGCCCAGCTTCAGTACATGAGCAAGAGTGTCTCCATCCTCCTCCAGACCGACAAACCCAGATACAAACCGGGCCAGGATGTAAAAATCCGAGCTCTCCTGATAAACCGTGATGGAAAACCGTACAACAAACCCGTGGATATTTTCATCAGG GATCCTAAAGACAATCTGATCCATCAGTGGCTGAATGTGAGCACGACCGTCGGCCTTGTATCTAAAGAATTCCAGCTGACTGAGAATCCTTCTCTCGGCTTTTGGAAAATTCAAGCAACAATGAAT AAATACACACAGGAAAAGTTCTTCGACGTGAGTCACTACG TGCTTCCTAAATTTGAGGTGCTGCTGGATGTTCCTAACATTGTGTACTATACAGACAACCTAACATACACCGTAACAGCCAG ATATCTCAATGGAAAGCCCGTTGTTGGAGACGTGTCTGTCATTTACAACCATGGCTACTACTATGGCATGATGACATATGAAAAATTTAAG ATTAACGGACAGGCTGATCTCAGCTTCAACTTTTCAGCTACTGACAGGTTTAATCGGTCTGGAGGCTACTGGGACTACTGGTACTACGATTATATCACCGTCGATGTGACGGTCACAGAGCTTCTGACTG GTGTAAACTATAGTAGCAGTGCACAGGTTTCCATTACACCGTCCAGATATAATCTGCAGTTCCAGGATGATTCTTCCACCTTAAAGCCGTTCATGAACTTCTCCACCCAG CTGAAAGTTTCCACCCTCAGCGGCCGCCCCCTAACCACAGAGGAACAGAAGCACAATGTGACTTTCACCATAACCCAGCAGACTTACAGATCATGGATGCCAGTCAGGGTGGACAACTTTAAACCTGTGGAGTTTGTTTCCCCCGGGCCGGAGTCTGTACCACCACAGACCGCTTCTTATTACGATCCGAATATTTCAGTCATGAAATTACAGCTTCCGGTTCCTGCTGATGGAGTCGTGCCCCTGCAGTTTGGGCTGTCGGAAAAAGTCGATTCGCTGACGATAGAG GCGAAGTATGAGGACCAGCGCACCTACCTCTACAAGTACAAAGACTTTACTTCTCCCAGTGAATCATACATGACGCTCAGGAGGACGAGCTCTCCACAG ATCGGACAACCTCTTCACATGAGCGTGCAAAGTAGTTTCCCCTTAACTGAATTCCATTACAtg GTGATATCTCGAGATCAGCTGGTGGCTGTGGGGACTTTGACGTCGCCTGATTTTACTTTGACCCCCGATATTTCCTGGGTTCCTCTGGCGACTGTCTTTGTGTACTGCGTCCGACCCAGTGGAGAAGTCGTCAACGATGCACTGGGGGTTTCCTTCACACAAGTCCTGaaaaacaat GTATCTCTGAAATGGCAGAGGGAGACAGCAGAGCCGGCGGAGAACCTTTCTCTTTCCATCTCTGTATCTGAGCCTGGATCTCTGGTGGGACTTTTGGTGGTGGACAAGGCCAACCAGGACTCAGATCGGAGCAATGACATCACGGAGCAGAGG GTCATCCAGGAGCTGGCTGCCTACAGTGCCTCAGGGTTTTGGTACTGGTGGGGGAATGACCCGTCCTCAGTATTCATG AGGGGCGGCGTCATGGTCATCACTGATGCCAATTTGGAATCCATGAACATATATCCTGAAGCCTTTAGACCAA tgatgatgaatgATATGGTTGCCATGGATAGTGCAGCATCAACATCAATGTCGGGGGCAGATCCTCGTCAGCGTAGGAATTTCCCTGAAACCTGGCTGTGGCTTGATGTTGACATGAG AGAATCTACCACGTCAGCACTTACGGTCACCGTGCCGGACAGCATGACCTCCTGGGTGGCGACGGCCTTCGTTATATCTGAGAATCTGGGTTTGGGGATCAGCTCCCCTGCAGAG CTGAGCGTATCTCAAGACTTCTTCATATCGCTGACGCTCCCGGTGTATCTGATCCGAGGTGAGCTTCTCCTGCTCCAGGTCAGCCTCTTCAACTACATGGACCAGGATCAGGAG GTGGTGGTGAAAGTTGCTGAAAGCGACAGGTTTGACTTCGTGACCTCGGCTGGTGATGGTTCTGCATTAGACGGCGTGCAGACGGTGACTGTGGCGGGTCAGAGTAGTGTGATGGTGCCCTTCGCCATCAGAGCCACCAAGCTTGGTCAGATGCCAATCTCCGTCAAAGCCCTGGGATCCTCCGCCTCCGATGCCGTCTATCAAACCATCCTAGTTAAG GCGGAGGGAAGGGAGCAGTCGTTTACCCAGACGCTGTTTCTAGAGTTTTCTCCAGGCACGACTTCAGTGTCCCGAGAGCTGAAGTTTGAGTTTCCTCAGGCGGCAGTGCCAGGAAGCCTTAGTGCCCGGGTCACTGCGGTCG GTGACCTTCTGGGACCGTCCATCAACGGTCTGGAGTCTCTGATCGAGATGCCGTACGGCTGCGGTGAGCAGAACATGATCAACTTCGCTCCGAACGTTTATGTGCTGCAGTATCTGAACAAGACGGGCAAAGTTAACGAGGAGACGAGATCCAAAGCTCTGAAGTACATGAAGCAAG GTTATGAGGGTGAGTTGTCGTACCAGAGGTTTGATGACTCTTTTAGTGCTTTCGGAGAAAGTGATCCTTCTGGTAGCACATG GTTATCAGCGTTTGTGCTGAGGTGCTTCCTTCAGGCTCGGCCGTTCATCTACATCGACGACGGCGTGCTGAGTAAGACGGTGAGCTGGCTGAGTGCGCAGCAGAATCCCGACGGCTCCTTTAACGAGACTGGACGGGTCATTCACACTGAGCTGCAGGGAGGACTGGATGGTCCGGTGTCCCTCACGTCCTACGTCCTCATGGCTCTCCTGGAGGACAGTGATTACAGC AGCCAGCATGCTGACGCGGTGTCTGCGGCGGTGAAATATCTGACGTCCAGGCTGAATCAGGGAATCTCTAGTAACTACAGTCTGTGTCTGGTGACGTACGCCCTGTCTCTCGCCCGGAGTCCTGCGGCTAACTCTGCTTTAACTCAGCTGATGAACAGAGCCGACATGAACG ATGGCGTGCCCATGTGGAGCGCCGGTGGAGGCCTGGTATCGAACTCGTGGCAGCCGCGCTCGTCCGATATCGAGATGGTTTCCTACACCATGCTCTCTCTGTACACGCTGGGAAGTGTGGAGCAGGGACTGGGACTCATGAAGTggctcagccagcagaggaacCACCTCGGAGGATACGGTTCCACACAG GACACAATCATTGCACTGCAGGCTTTATCGGCGTACGCTTCGATGGGCAGCACCGAGCAGATCAACCTTCAGATCACAGTGACATCACCAGCGTCCACTCTGGCCACGTTCACCATTGACAGCACCAATTATCTGATTTACCAGAACAAAGAG ATTGAAGCTGAAAATCCACTCAATCTTCAAGTGTCCGCAACAGGAAATGGATTTGCACTGGTCCAG ctcaccacgttctacaacATACTGACTCAGGAGCCGTCACGTAAACGCCGTGATGCCAGTTTGTGTGAGGGGTTCGATCTGAACGTGAACGTGATGGACAGTGGGTCGAACAACATGGACATTGAAATATGCTTCAG TCTGTGTGAGAACCAGGAGGTGAATCAGACCGGCATGGCTATTCTGGACGTCGGGCTGCTGACCGGATTCAGTTTAAGTGAAAGCGGCGTCCCAACGGACGAGCTGGTCAGAAAGGTTGATCCGGCACCAGGAAAAGTCATCATCTACCTGGActct